From a single Kitasatospora sp. NBC_00458 genomic region:
- a CDS encoding FAD-dependent monooxygenase — protein sequence MGDTEVLVVGAGPVGLTAAAELRRRGVDCRIVDRLPAAQPYAKAVGIQPRTLEVWDAMGLVREVLDEAVPMLGQLIFVNGEPGPRIELDLPADVPYRFAALPQYTTERLLADHLAGYGTAVERGTEVLELEQRDDHVRVSLATPDGPRELAARYVVGCDGAHSRVRRAAGIAFAGDAFPEQYMLGDVEVDWDLPEGYGLRASHRNADGVTDDILVCIPLPGRRRYRMSMLVPPELATPPAGGVAHGLEGGRAPELRHIQAVLDRLSPRPTTATALRWSSVFRISHRLADRYREGRSFLAGDAAHIHPPTGAQGMNTGVQDAYNLAWKLALAVRGVAADGLLDSYQAERHPVGEEVVGRTVRHARAGYEAEPDDLTTVLLREAQLLLGYRGGPLTGPAPGPGEGRGGDGDGQGPAAGDRAPDCGGLERPLTAFPQRLFDLLRSPRHALLLYADAGTPAEHLHGTAAAARSAAHGLLDVHVVLAPEADARPDGLRLPFVRDAAGAFRAAYAADEGAAFLIRPDGYLAARLPAGDPGGPAAHLRRTFAAPGAAGSAA from the coding sequence ATGGGTGACACCGAGGTACTGGTCGTGGGGGCGGGGCCGGTCGGGTTGACGGCTGCCGCGGAGCTCCGCCGCCGGGGCGTCGACTGCCGGATCGTCGACCGGCTGCCGGCCGCCCAGCCGTACGCCAAGGCGGTCGGCATCCAGCCCCGCACCCTGGAGGTGTGGGACGCCATGGGCCTGGTGCGCGAGGTCCTGGACGAGGCCGTGCCGATGCTGGGCCAGTTGATCTTCGTGAACGGCGAGCCCGGGCCGCGGATCGAACTCGACCTGCCCGCCGACGTGCCGTACCGCTTCGCGGCGCTCCCGCAGTACACCACGGAGCGGCTGCTCGCCGACCACCTCGCCGGCTACGGGACGGCCGTCGAACGCGGCACCGAGGTGCTGGAGCTGGAGCAGCGCGACGACCACGTCCGTGTCTCGCTGGCCACGCCGGACGGGCCGCGTGAGCTGGCCGCCCGGTACGTGGTCGGCTGCGACGGCGCGCACAGCCGGGTGCGCCGCGCGGCCGGGATCGCCTTCGCGGGCGACGCCTTCCCGGAGCAGTACATGCTGGGCGACGTCGAGGTCGACTGGGACCTCCCCGAGGGCTACGGCCTGCGCGCCTCCCACCGGAACGCCGACGGCGTCACGGACGACATCCTGGTCTGCATCCCGCTGCCGGGCCGTCGGCGGTACCGGATGTCGATGCTCGTCCCGCCCGAGCTGGCCACCCCGCCCGCGGGCGGGGTGGCGCACGGTCTCGAAGGCGGCCGCGCCCCGGAGCTGCGGCACATCCAGGCCGTGCTCGACCGGCTGTCGCCGCGGCCCACCACGGCGACGGCGCTGCGCTGGTCGTCGGTCTTCCGGATCAGCCACCGGCTGGCGGACCGGTACCGGGAGGGGCGGTCGTTCCTCGCCGGGGACGCGGCCCACATCCACCCGCCGACCGGCGCCCAGGGCATGAACACCGGCGTTCAGGACGCGTACAACCTGGCCTGGAAGCTGGCCCTGGCGGTGCGCGGGGTCGCCGCCGACGGGTTGCTCGACAGCTACCAGGCGGAACGCCACCCGGTGGGGGAGGAAGTGGTCGGACGCACCGTGCGGCACGCCCGTGCGGGCTACGAGGCCGAACCCGACGACCTGACCACCGTGCTGCTCCGGGAGGCACAGCTCCTGCTCGGGTACCGGGGCGGGCCGCTGACCGGGCCCGCGCCCGGGCCCGGCGAAGGCCGGGGCGGCGACGGCGACGGGCAGGGTCCGGCCGCCGGGGACCGGGCGCCCGACTGCGGCGGGCTGGAGCGGCCGCTGACGGCCTTCCCGCAGCGCCTGTTCGACCTGCTGCGCAGCCCCCGCCACGCCCTGCTGCTGTACGCGGACGCCGGGACACCGGCGGAGCACCTGCACGGGACGGCGGCCGCCGCGCGTTCGGCGGCCCACGGCCTCCTGGACGTCCACGTCGTCCTCGCCCCGGAGGCGGACGCCAGGCCGGACGGCCTGCGGCTCCCGTTCGTCCGGGACGCCGCCGGGGCGTTCCGGGCGGCGTACGCGGCGGACGAGGGGGCGGCCTTCCTGATCCGCCCGGACGGCTACCTGGCCGCCCGCCTGCCGGCCGGTGACCCGGGCGGCCCGGCCGCCCACCTCCGCCGTACCTTCGCGGCCCCCGGCGCGGCGGGCAGCGCCGCCTGA
- a CDS encoding SGNH/GDSL hydrolase family protein, whose protein sequence is MNTIAALDEEGGTLSGATHGAARTSGRRTSEPVRFVALGDSLTEGIGDPIADGWRGWAALLARSPAPPRAAVEFTNLARSGALTTDLTAEQLPAALALRPQLAAVVAGGNDTLRSGFDVARTARALDTVLGRLTDGGALVLTACLPDPGTLLRLPGPLARPLARRMRAVNTVVHSLSARHGGVHLHIADLPWTAERQLLSVDRLHPSAEGHHLIARAFHGLLAEAGRPLGPAPVPEPVEPPPGTLADVWWMATRGTRWVVDRSTDLLPGLLALAAVEGCARLRGGTLRQDEQMARATGTALAALGTPGALAAPGPEVRPAEGGEGRVPSGT, encoded by the coding sequence ATGAACACGATCGCGGCGCTGGACGAGGAAGGCGGCACCCTGTCGGGTGCCACACACGGAGCAGCACGGACGAGTGGACGGCGGACCAGCGAACCGGTGCGGTTCGTGGCGCTCGGGGACTCGCTCACCGAGGGCATCGGCGACCCCATCGCCGACGGGTGGCGCGGCTGGGCGGCCCTGCTCGCCCGGTCGCCGGCCCCGCCGCGGGCGGCGGTGGAGTTCACCAACCTGGCGCGGAGCGGCGCGCTCACGACCGACCTGACGGCCGAGCAGCTGCCGGCGGCCCTCGCGCTGCGCCCGCAGCTGGCAGCCGTGGTGGCCGGCGGCAACGACACCCTGCGGTCCGGCTTCGACGTCGCACGGACCGCGCGGGCCCTCGACACCGTCCTCGGCCGGCTCACGGACGGCGGCGCGCTGGTGCTCACCGCCTGTCTGCCCGACCCGGGCACGCTGCTGCGCCTGCCGGGTCCGCTCGCCCGACCGCTGGCCCGCCGGATGCGCGCGGTGAACACGGTGGTGCACAGCCTCTCCGCCCGCCACGGGGGCGTCCACCTGCACATCGCCGACCTGCCCTGGACGGCCGAACGGCAGTTGCTCAGCGTCGACCGCCTGCATCCCAGCGCCGAGGGTCACCACCTGATCGCCCGCGCCTTCCACGGGCTGCTGGCCGAGGCCGGGCGCCCGCTCGGCCCGGCCCCCGTCCCGGAACCGGTCGAACCGCCGCCGGGCACCCTGGCCGACGTCTGGTGGATGGCCACCCGGGGGACCCGCTGGGTCGTCGACCGCAGCACCGACCTGCTTCCCGGGCTGCTCGCGCTGGCGGCGGTCGAGGGCTGTGCGCGTCTGCGCGGCGGCACGCTCCGGCAGGACGAGCAGATGGCCCGCGCCACCGGCACCGCCCTGGCGGCCCTCGGTACCCCGGGCGCCCTCGCCGCCCCGGGGCCGGAGGTCCGTCCCGCGGAGGGCGGCGAGGGCCGCGTCCCGTCCGGCACCTGA
- a CDS encoding NUDIX hydrolase, whose product MPGSEWQVHGRRQVYGSSWVELWLDDVDVPGVGRIDHHVVRMPRASTSAVATNDDGEFLLIFRHRFITGRWGWEVPAGWADPGEDPAAAVAREVEEETGWRPGRVEPMTEYDAMSGISDAHFHVYHVTGCTRIGEPEDVSEAARVEWVPEAEVVGLLTGGQIVDGPSHAALSFYLGPYRLARAAGGG is encoded by the coding sequence GTGCCGGGTTCCGAGTGGCAGGTCCACGGTCGGCGGCAGGTCTACGGGTCGTCCTGGGTCGAGCTGTGGCTCGACGACGTGGACGTCCCCGGCGTGGGCCGCATCGACCACCACGTCGTCCGCATGCCCCGCGCGTCCACCAGCGCCGTCGCCACCAACGACGACGGCGAGTTCCTGCTGATCTTCCGGCATCGCTTCATCACCGGCCGCTGGGGCTGGGAGGTCCCGGCGGGCTGGGCCGATCCGGGCGAGGACCCGGCCGCCGCCGTCGCGCGCGAGGTCGAGGAGGAGACCGGCTGGCGGCCCGGCCGGGTGGAGCCGATGACCGAGTACGACGCCATGTCCGGCATCTCGGACGCCCACTTCCACGTCTACCACGTCACCGGCTGCACACGGATCGGCGAGCCGGAGGACGTCTCCGAGGCGGCCCGGGTGGAGTGGGTGCCGGAGGCCGAGGTGGTCGGGCTGCTGACCGGCGGCCAGATCGTGGACGGGCCGTCGCACGCCGCGCTCTCCTTCTACCTCGGCCCGTACCGGCTCGCCCGTGCGGCCGGGGGCGGGTGA
- a CDS encoding YegP family protein produces MAGKFELYTDESGMHRFRLKASNGTVVVTGDPQESRDDCIKSIESIRKLAPYAELKEAAAGAV; encoded by the coding sequence ATGGCAGGAAAGTTCGAGCTGTACACCGACGAGAGCGGCATGCACCGGTTCCGGCTCAAGGCGAGCAACGGCACCGTCGTGGTGACGGGCGACCCGCAGGAGAGCCGGGACGACTGCATCAAGAGCATCGAGTCGATCCGGAAGCTCGCGCCCTACGCCGAGCTGAAGGAGGCGGCCGCCGGGGCGGTCTGA
- a CDS encoding glycosyltransferase, with amino-acid sequence MTAGPLRIVRVANFVTPVSGGLRTALRHLGAGYRAAGHTPVLVVPGERRAVEEDEQGLVVTLPGPVLPGSGGYRLLTDRRAVAAELERLAPDRLEVSDRTTLRWTGAWARRHGVRSAMVSHESAAGLLRTWGLPGPVAGAAADRLNGRTARSYDTVICTTDWAAAEFRRLGVRNVARAPLGVDLPSLRPPTPGERAEERARYAAPGEVLLVLCSRLSTEKRPEQALDALDELRLRGRPAVLAVAGTGPLRSRLAARAARERLRVHFLGHLAGRDAVARLLGCADVVLAPGPVETFGLAAMEALACGTPVAVNRSSALPELVGPAGVAAEPTGSGYADAVHDLLARPEPARRAAARAQAERYGWPAAVAAFLAAHGAE; translated from the coding sequence ATGACCGCCGGACCGCTGCGGATCGTCCGGGTGGCGAACTTCGTCACCCCCGTCTCCGGCGGACTGCGGACGGCGCTGCGTCACCTCGGCGCGGGCTACCGGGCCGCCGGGCACACGCCGGTGCTGGTCGTGCCCGGAGAGCGGCGTGCCGTGGAGGAGGACGAGCAGGGGCTGGTGGTCACCCTCCCCGGTCCGGTCCTGCCCGGCAGCGGCGGCTACCGGCTGCTCACGGACCGGCGCGCGGTCGCCGCCGAGCTGGAGCGGCTCGCACCGGACCGGCTGGAGGTCTCCGACCGGACCACCCTGCGCTGGACCGGCGCCTGGGCACGGCGGCACGGCGTCCGCTCGGCGATGGTCTCGCACGAGAGCGCCGCCGGGCTGCTGCGCACCTGGGGCCTGCCCGGCCCGGTCGCCGGCGCGGCGGCCGACCGGCTCAACGGCCGCACCGCCCGGTCCTACGACACGGTGATCTGCACGACGGACTGGGCGGCCGCCGAGTTCCGCCGCCTCGGCGTGCGGAACGTGGCGCGCGCGCCGCTCGGCGTGGACCTCCCCTCCCTGCGCCCGCCGACCCCCGGCGAACGCGCGGAGGAACGGGCGCGGTACGCGGCACCGGGCGAGGTGCTGCTGGTCCTCTGTTCCCGGCTCTCCACCGAGAAGCGCCCCGAGCAGGCGCTCGACGCCCTCGACGAGCTGCGCCTGCGCGGCCGACCCGCCGTCCTCGCAGTGGCCGGCACCGGGCCGCTCCGCTCACGCCTGGCCGCCCGCGCGGCCCGCGAGCGGCTTCGCGTGCACTTCCTCGGTCACCTCGCGGGGCGTGACGCCGTCGCCCGCCTGCTGGGCTGCGCGGACGTGGTGCTCGCCCCCGGGCCGGTGGAGACCTTCGGGCTGGCGGCGATGGAGGCGCTGGCCTGCGGCACCCCGGTGGCGGTCAACCGGTCTTCCGCCCTGCCGGAGCTGGTCGGCCCGGCGGGTGTGGCCGCCGAACCCACAGGCTCGGGGTACGCGGACGCGGTGCACGATCTGCTCGCACGCCCCGAACCGGCCCGGCGCGCCGCCGCCCGCGCCCAGGCCGAACGGTACGGCTGGCCCGCCGCCGTGGCCGCCTTCCTCGCCGCCCACGGCGCGGAGTAG